A window of Aquibium oceanicum genomic DNA:
ATGGATCGATGCCAAAAGCGTCTCCGAGGCGGCCGGGCTGCTCGGCCACGAACCTCGGACGGTCTTCCTCGCCATCGGCCGGCAAGAACTGGCGCCGTTCAAAGCCGTTCCGCAGCATCGCTACATCGTGCGCAGCGTCGATCCGGTCGAAGACGGCGATGCGCTTCGCGGAGCGACCTACATCCTCGACCGCGGTCCGTTCACGGAGGCGGCCGAGCGTCAGCTTCTGCTTGCGCATGGCGTCCAGATCGTCGTCGCGAAGAACAGCGGCGGGGACGCGACCTACGGCAAGATCGCCGCCGCGCGGGAGCTGGGAGTGCCGGTCGTCATGGTCGGCCGTCCACCGGCAGGCGGGGGGGAGGCTGTCGCGAGCGTCGAGCAGGCGCAGGAAAGGATCCGTCATCTCGCCGGCCTCCCGGCGAAACGCGGCGAATAGACGATCGGCGGCAGTCCGTCCCGTTCGACGATGCGCGTCTCCGGCGAGCCGATGATGACGCAGGTCGCCATATCGGCCATTCCGGCCGCGGCGTCGGCCAAGAGTACCGTTGCTATGCGCTCGTCCGGCCGTCCGGCGGCCCGGCCGAAAACGACCACGGTTTCTCCCGGAAGCACCTCGCGCAGGATGTCGAACCCCCTGTCCAGCTGCCAGGGCCGGGCGCGGCTCACCGGATTGTAGAGCGCGATGACGAAGCCCGCCCGGGCTGCGGCGCGCAGGCGGTTTTCGATCACATCCCAGGGCTTGAGATTGTCCGACAGCGAGATCGCGCAGAAATCATGGCCGAGCGGCGCGCCGATGCGGGCAGCGACGGCCAGCATGGCGGTGACGCCGGGAACCACTTCGAGTTCCAGCGCGCGCCACTCGGCCGGCCCGTTCTCGATCGCCTCGCAGACGGCCGCCGCCATTGCGAACACGCCGGCGTCGCCGCCCGAGACCACAGCCACGTGGCGACCCTGTGCGGCGGCGGTCAAGGCGGCCCCGGCGCGCGAAAGTTCCTCGCGGTTGTCGGAGGCGTGGCGGGTCTGGTGCGATCCGAGCGTCAGCCGGTCGAGGTAGGGGCCGTAGCCGAAGAGATCCGTCGCCGCAGCGACCGCGGCGCTCGCCTGCGGCGTCGTCTGCTCCGGGCTCCCTGGCCCGATGCCGACCACGGTGATCCTGCCGCTCATGTCCGCCCGCTCCAGCCGGGCACGAGCACGATCGAGAAATAGGGCGCAACGTCGTCCGGCTTGTCGGCAAGCCGCATGGTCGCCATGGCGGCCATGGTCGCCCGCTCGACATAGATCGCGTCGTGAAGCCGCCCCGCCGTCTCCAGCGCGCGGCGGATTCTGGGCAGGTTGCGGCCGACTTTCATGATCACGCAGGCTTCCGTCGCCGCGATGCGCCTTGCCAGTTCCGCCTCGTCGAGCGTGCCGGGAAGCACCGACAAGATGTCGTCGCCCTGCGTGATCGGTACGCCGACCGCAGACCAGGCGCCCGACATCGCCGTGACGCCGGGGATCACCTCGTTCGGATAGCGATGGGCGAGCCGCACGTGGAGGTGCATGTAGGAACCGTAGAATAGCGGATCGCCTTCGCTCAGCACCGCGACGGTGTGGCCGGCATCGAGATGCGATGCGACGGAAGCGGCCGCCTCCTCATAAAATGCCGTGATGCTTTCGATGTACGTGGCATCCGAGCGGTGGATCTCGGTGGTGACCGGGTAGAGCAGCGGCAGTTCGAGCACCTCCGGCCGGATGTGCGCGGCGACGATCGCGCGGGCATTGCCGTTGTTGCCGCGCTTGGCGAAATGCGCCAGGACGTCGGCCTCGCGCAACGCGCGCGCCGCCTTCAACGTCAGGAGTTCCGGATCGCCGGGGCCGGTCCCGACGCCGATCAGCCGCCCCGTCACAGCCCCGGCCTCGCAAGCGCGTTGACGGCCGCCGCGGTCATGGCGCTGCCGCCGAGCCGTCCGCGAACGATCGCCCACGGCACGCCGTGGTCGCCTTCCGTCAGCGCGTCCTTGGATTCGGCCGCTCCCACGAAACCGACCGGCATGCCGATGATCGCCGCCGGCTTCGGCGCGCCGTCTTTCAGCATGTCGAGCAGGTGGAAGAGCGCCGTCGGCGCATTACCGATGGCCACGACCGATCCGGCAAGCCGGTCGCGCCAGAGTTCGAGCGCGGCGGCCGAGCGCGTGTTGCCGATCCTGGCAGCGAGTTCCGGAGTGCGCGGGTCGCGCAGGGTGCAGATCACGTCGTTGCCGGCCGGGAGCCGCGCGCGGGTGACGCCCCGTGCGACCATCTCGGCGTCGCACAGGATTGGCGCGCCGGCCGCGAGCGCTGCCCGCGCTGCCGCCACGAACCCTTCGGAGAAGGCGAAGTGGGCCGCTGCCTCCACCATGCCGCAGGCGTGGATCATGCGCACCGCGACATCCGCCTCTGCCTCGTCGAAGCGGGAGAGGTCGGCTTCGGCGCGGATGATGGCGAAGGATTTTTCGTAGATCGCCGTCCCGTCGCGGATGTAGTCGGTCGTCGTCAAGCGGATCGTCTCCGTTCGGGGATGTGGGGAGTGGCGAGGGCGGACAGGACGCGGCGAATTTCGGTTCCCGCCTCCATGCCCTCCGCGACGAACCCGCAACCCTCGGCCGCGCCGATCAGGGAAAGCGACGGCCCAGCCGGCTTCGCGCATTGCTTCGCGCAGCCCGAGACGTGGACCATGCCCTCTGCCGGCAGCGTCTCCGGATGGTTCCGGACCAGCCGGGCGGCGATGTCGCGTGTCGGCAGGAAGGCCGAGGCACAGTTCGGCGCCCCTGCGCAGGTGACGATGCGCAACCGCGGGTCGTCGGCGCGCGTGACGAGACCCAGCCGCTCGGCGGCAGCGACCATGCCACAATCCTCGTCCGCGGGAGATCCGATGACGAGCAGGCCCTTGCCAGGCGCGAGGCGGATTTCGTGGCAGGGATCGATTGCTTCGGCGAATTCCGAAAGCGCGGAGGCGCGCATCTGCCCGAAGGAAAGTGCGAAACCTCGGGCGATAGCGCCACCCTTCAGCGCGAAGGACCCTACTGGCGCCACCGACGCCGGCCGCTCCGGCCTCTTGGACGACTCAAGGCTTTTTCCGGCGCGTGACAACGCCTCGGCCTGCAGGTCGCGCCCGCGTGTCTCGCGACCGGATGCGGCGAGCGCTTCGATCAGCGAGATCGCCGCTGCCACCGCGCTTTCGGCATTGCCCCGCCCGACCACGCGCGCGTCTTCTCGCCCGCCGCCCGCCATGACCACCCAGCCTTCGCCGTCCGCCTCGACACGGATATCGGCCATAACGCCCGACAGGTTGAGGGCGCCGCCGCCATCGACAACTACCGAGACCTTTGGTGCAAGGAGAGCAGAAAGGTCGCGTTCGACGACTGCGATACGGACGGCTTCGGCCAGCGGGCGAGGGTCGGCTATCTCGCTGGCGTCGAGGCCGGCGAGCGGTCCGACGCCGATCTGCACGCCGGAGAGCGCATCGACGCCGAGGGCCGCGATGTCTTCCCCGAAGGACGCCACGCTTGCGGGCGACAATCCGCGGACTTGCAGGCTCCCGCGCGAGGTGATCTCCAGAACCCCGTTGCCGTGACGTTCGGCCGCCGCGGCGATGCCGGCGAGCTGGCGTGGTGAGAGGTTCCCGAACTTCGGATTGATGCGCACCAGCAGGCCGTCGCCGGTCTGCATCGGGGAAGACAGCGACGGGCAGGCGCCGCGGCGATAGATGGCGTTCATGCCGCCTCCAGTCCGCGCGCCTCGGCGATCAAGGCCGCGAGGTCGTGATCCACCGAATTGCGCAACGGATGCCACAGGCCGCGCCGGCGAGCGTCGGAGAAACGCTGCGCGATGGCGCGGGCAGCCGCAGGGTTTTCGGCGAGCAGGAAGGCGCGCACCCGCGGATCGCCGAGATAGGCGTCGTGGACGTCCTCGATCAGCACCGGCGGAATGGCGTTGGTCGTCTCGGCGAAACCAACGAGCCGGTCGACCGTCTCGGCGAATTCGGAGGCGCCGCGCGGGCCGTGCCGCATCTGGCCCTCGATGAAGCGCCGGTTGAGCGCACGGGCTCGCACCGTGCGCGTCACCGCCGCCACGACCGAGCGTGCGCGGGGGCGTTGCGGGCTCGTGGTGTCGAGTATGATCACGTCGGCCTTGCCCCCGAGAGCGGCAACCGCCGCCGCGAAGCCGCCGGCGAATGCGACGTCGGCCGAGCCTTCGAGGATGTCGCGGCCGGGATCGTCGCTCGAATGGACCAGCAGATCGGCGCCGGCGACGCGGTCGGCGAACCGGCCGGGCGCGGCGCGGCCTTCGCCCTCGATCCCGCCGAAGGCGTGCGAGGAGGCGTCGAGATAGGCGCGGCCGAGCTCCTCGCGGGTTTCCCACGCTCCGCTCGCGAGCTTCTCCTCGATGCCCGACCCGTACGTGCCCGGCGCGGAGCCGAAGATGCGCGCGGGCCGCTCTTCGGCCCGCCGTGCCGAAATCGCCAGTGGATTGTCGTCATCTTCCTCTGCGCGTTGCGCGATCGCGGCGACGGCCGCATCGATCAGCGCGATCTGGACCGGGAACATGTCCCGGAAGAGCCCGGAGATGCGCCAGGTGACATCGACGCGCGGGCGTCCCATCGCGGCGGGCGGCAGGACGTCGATGCCGGTGACGCGGCCGGTGGAATGGTCCCATTGCGGCCGGCAGCCCATCAGCGCCAGCCCCTGCGCGATCTCCTCGCCGCCGGTGCGAAGGCTCGCGCTGCCCCACAGGTCGATCACCAGCGAGCGCGGATAGTCGCCATGGTCCTGCAGGTAGGAGCGGATCACCTCGTCCGCCGCTTTGCGGCCGAGTTCGGCCGCGGTCGGCGTGGGCATGGTGCGCGGGTCGGCGGCAAAGAGGTTGCGCCCGGTCGGCAGCACGTCGGTGCGCCCGCGCGAAGGCGCGCCGGATGGGCCGGGCCGCAGGTGCCGCCCGTCGAGCGCGTCGAGCAGCGCCTGGCGCTCGGCACCGGCGCTGGCGATCCGCGCCGGATCGGTGTCCGCCTCCGAGGCGCGCCCGAAGACGTGCAGCCCGTCCTTCACCGCGAAATCCTTGAGGTCGCAGAGCCAGGCATCGATCTTCATCAGCGCCTCGTCGGGCGTGTCGACATCAACGCCGGCCTCGCGCGCCAGACCAGTCTTTGCCGCCGTCTCGACGATCAGCGCGGCGAGACGGTCGCGGCGGCGCCGGTCGAGGCCGTCGGCCTGCGCATACTCGTCGACCAGCCGTTCGAGCGCCTGCTGGTCCTCCGTCAGCCCGGCACCCACGAGCACCGGCGTCAGGTGGCCGATGGTGACGGCCGCGATGCGGCGCTTGGCTTGCGCGGCCTCGCCCGGATTGCTGACGATGAAGGGATAGATGACAGGCAGCGATCCGGTGACCACTTCGGGGAAACAGTTTTTCCCGAGCGCCACCGTCTTGCCCGGCAGCCATTCCAGCGTGCCGTGCGCGCCGACATGGATGAGCGCGTGGCAGCCGAGCGTCTTACGCATCCACAGGCCGAAGGCGACGAGCGCGTGGCGCGGCGGCAAGGCGGGATCGTGATATTCGACACGGCGGTTTTCCGAGCGTCCCCGGTCCGGCGCGAAGGCGACCGTGACGTTGCCGAAGCGGGCGTGGCGGAACACGAAGTGGCCGTCTGGCGCATCGTCCTCAGGCGCGCCCCAGGCGGCAACGACCGACTCCAGCGCTTCCGGCGGCAGGTCGGCGGAGAGCCGGCGGTAATCTTCGATCAAAACGGTTGGCTGCGATCGGTCGATCCGGCGCATCAGGTCGCGCGGCGATGCGGGAGTGTCCTCGACCGCATAGCCTGCGGCGTTGAGGTCGCTCAGCATCTCCAGCACGCTCTGCGGCACGTCGAGCCCGACGGCGTAGCCGGCCCGGCCGGTCGCGGCGGGGTAGTCGGGAACGACGATCATGATGCGGCGTTCCGCACGCGGCGTCGCCTGGAGGGTCAGGAATGCCGCGATGCGGTCTGCGACTTGCTCCACCCGATCCGGTTCCGGCCGGTTGACCTGCAGCCGCACGCCCAGCACCGCGTCGGGTGCCGCCACGTCCTTGAAGGAGATCGCACCGGCGGCGACGCGGCCGTCGAGTTCGGGCAAGACGACATG
This region includes:
- a CDS encoding cobalt-precorrin-6A reductase, whose product is MASHFAVAPAGMSFLDGGMATPHILILGGTGEARRLAEKLVAQGDAKVTLSLAGRTVAPLAQAGEVRIGGFGGADGLAEWLRAHAVDVLADATHPFAARISENAIASSETAGVPLVALRRPAWERQPGDRWIDAKSVSEAAGLLGHEPRTVFLAIGRQELAPFKAVPQHRYIVRSVDPVEDGDALRGATYILDRGPFTEAAERQLLLAHGVQIVVAKNSGGDATYGKIAAARELGVPVVMVGRPPAGGGEAVASVEQAQERIRHLAGLPAKRGE
- a CDS encoding precorrin-3B C(17)-methyltransferase; translation: MSGRITVVGIGPGSPEQTTPQASAAVAAATDLFGYGPYLDRLTLGSHQTRHASDNREELSRAGAALTAAAQGRHVAVVSGGDAGVFAMAAAVCEAIENGPAEWRALELEVVPGVTAMLAVAARIGAPLGHDFCAISLSDNLKPWDVIENRLRAAARAGFVIALYNPVSRARPWQLDRGFDILREVLPGETVVVFGRAAGRPDERIATVLLADAAAGMADMATCVIIGSPETRIVERDGLPPIVYSPRFAGRPAR
- a CDS encoding precorrin-2 C(20)-methyltransferase; the protein is MTGRLIGVGTGPGDPELLTLKAARALREADVLAHFAKRGNNGNARAIVAAHIRPEVLELPLLYPVTTEIHRSDATYIESITAFYEEAAASVASHLDAGHTVAVLSEGDPLFYGSYMHLHVRLAHRYPNEVIPGVTAMSGAWSAVGVPITQGDDILSVLPGTLDEAELARRIAATEACVIMKVGRNLPRIRRALETAGRLHDAIYVERATMAAMATMRLADKPDDVAPYFSIVLVPGWSGRT
- a CDS encoding precorrin-8X methylmutase, with protein sequence MTTTDYIRDGTAIYEKSFAIIRAEADLSRFDEAEADVAVRMIHACGMVEAAAHFAFSEGFVAAARAALAAGAPILCDAEMVARGVTRARLPAGNDVICTLRDPRTPELAARIGNTRSAAALELWRDRLAGSVVAIGNAPTALFHLLDMLKDGAPKPAAIIGMPVGFVGAAESKDALTEGDHGVPWAIVRGRLGGSAMTAAAVNALARPGL
- the cobG gene encoding precorrin-3B synthase, producing the protein MNAIYRRGACPSLSSPMQTGDGLLVRINPKFGNLSPRQLAGIAAAAERHGNGVLEITSRGSLQVRGLSPASVASFGEDIAALGVDALSGVQIGVGPLAGLDASEIADPRPLAEAVRIAVVERDLSALLAPKVSVVVDGGGALNLSGVMADIRVEADGEGWVVMAGGGREDARVVGRGNAESAVAAAISLIEALAASGRETRGRDLQAEALSRAGKSLESSKRPERPASVAPVGSFALKGGAIARGFALSFGQMRASALSEFAEAIDPCHEIRLAPGKGLLVIGSPADEDCGMVAAAERLGLVTRADDPRLRIVTCAGAPNCASAFLPTRDIAARLVRNHPETLPAEGMVHVSGCAKQCAKPAGPSLSLIGAAEGCGFVAEGMEAGTEIRRVLSALATPHIPERRRSA
- the cobN gene encoding cobaltochelatase subunit CobN, yielding MHILATGTASLDSLIEPIDLAQAPADMVALSFTDSDISGMAAAWNAARDTLPSLRLAHLRDLRHPMSVDLWIEKTAAHARVVLVRLLGGYEWWSYGCEQLAATARRKGIALVLLPGECSERDERLAGLSTVPASDYDALLKCFRDGGLDNLAIALRRLARLAGSGIAEPDTARPVAKAGYYAPGTGLVERGHFERLAETGQPVAPLIFYRSMLLAGDTAPIDALAGALSARGILALPIFVGSLRDREAPALIRDTASRFSARLMLTATAFALGAEPGETTLFDELGLPVFQVAIATTRREAWLEGQRGLAPADLAMHVVLPELDGRVAAGAISFKDVAAPDAVLGVRLQVNRPEPDRVEQVADRIAAFLTLQATPRAERRIMIVVPDYPAATGRAGYAVGLDVPQSVLEMLSDLNAAGYAVEDTPASPRDLMRRIDRSQPTVLIEDYRRLSADLPPEALESVVAAWGAPEDDAPDGHFVFRHARFGNVTVAFAPDRGRSENRRVEYHDPALPPRHALVAFGLWMRKTLGCHALIHVGAHGTLEWLPGKTVALGKNCFPEVVTGSLPVIYPFIVSNPGEAAQAKRRIAAVTIGHLTPVLVGAGLTEDQQALERLVDEYAQADGLDRRRRDRLAALIVETAAKTGLAREAGVDVDTPDEALMKIDAWLCDLKDFAVKDGLHVFGRASEADTDPARIASAGAERQALLDALDGRHLRPGPSGAPSRGRTDVLPTGRNLFAADPRTMPTPTAAELGRKAADEVIRSYLQDHGDYPRSLVIDLWGSASLRTGGEEIAQGLALMGCRPQWDHSTGRVTGIDVLPPAAMGRPRVDVTWRISGLFRDMFPVQIALIDAAVAAIAQRAEEDDDNPLAISARRAEERPARIFGSAPGTYGSGIEEKLASGAWETREELGRAYLDASSHAFGGIEGEGRAAPGRFADRVAGADLLVHSSDDPGRDILEGSADVAFAGGFAAAVAALGGKADVIILDTTSPQRPRARSVVAAVTRTVRARALNRRFIEGQMRHGPRGASEFAETVDRLVGFAETTNAIPPVLIEDVHDAYLGDPRVRAFLLAENPAAARAIAQRFSDARRRGLWHPLRNSVDHDLAALIAEARGLEAA